In Megalobrama amblycephala isolate DHTTF-2021 linkage group LG10, ASM1881202v1, whole genome shotgun sequence, one DNA window encodes the following:
- the cpeb3 gene encoding cytoplasmic polyadenylation element-binding protein 3 isoform X8, whose translation MNEGLTGVERHEGRSSLFPFEDGFLDDGHGDQALTPGLSSPTRCQNGERMERYSRKVFVGGLPPDIDEDEITNSFRRYGHLVVDWPHKAESKSYFPPKGYAFLLFQEESSVQALIDACIEEDGKLYLCVSSPTIKDKPVQIRPWNLSDSDFVMDGSQPLDPRKTIFVGGVPRPLRAVELAMIMDRLYGGVCYAGIDTDPELKYPKGAGRVAFSNQQSYIAAISARFVQLQHNDIDKRVEVKPYVLDDQMCDECQGARCGGKFAPFFCANVTCLQYYCEYCWASIHSRAGREFHKPLVKEGGDRPRHVSFRWS comes from the exons atgaacgaaggtcttacgggtgtggaacggcatgagg GTCGCTCTTCACTGTTTCCTTTTGAGGACGGCTTCTTGGATGATGGTCATGGCGATCAAGCGCTGACCCCTGGCCTGAGCTCCCCCACCCGCTGTCAGAACGGAGAGAGGATGGAGCGCTACTCCAGAAAGGTGTTTGTCGGTGGACTGCCACCTGACATCGATGAAG ATGAAATTACCAACAGTTTCCGTCGCTACGGTCACCTGGTGGTGGACTGGCCTCATAAAGCAGAAAGCAAATCCTATTTTCCTCCTAAAG GTTATGCTTTCCTGCTCTTCCAGGAGGAGAGTTCAGTCCAGGCCCTCATTGATGCCTGCATCGAGGAGGATGGGAAACTCTACCTCTGTGTCTCGAGCCCCACTATTAAAGATAAACCA GTCCAGATTCGCCCATGGAACCTGAGTGACAGTGATTTTGTGATGGATGGCTCTCAGCCTCTTGATCCACGCAAGACCATCTTTGTGGGAGGCGTTCCACGACCTCTACGTGCAg tGGAACTGGCTATGATCATGGACAGACTGTATGGAGGTGTGTGTTACGCTGGCATTGACACTGACCCAGAACTCAAATACCCCAAAGGGGCGGGCAGAGTGGCCTTCTCCAATCAGCAGAGCTACATCGCTGCCATCAGCGCTAGATTTGTCCAGCTGCAGCATAATGACATTGACAAACGG GTGGAGGTGAAACCGTACGTTCTGGATGATCAGATGTGCGATGAATGTCAGGGCGCTCGCTGCGGAGGAAAATTCGCCCCTTTTTTCTGTGCCAATGTCACCTGTCTGCAGTATTACTGCGAGTACTGCTGGGCGAGCATCCACTCGCGCGCCGGCCGTGAGTTCCACAAACCACTGGTGAAGGAAGGTGGAGACCGACCTCGGCACGTGTCCTTCCGCTGGAGCTGA
- the btaf1 gene encoding TATA-binding protein-associated factor 172: MAVSRLERLFILLDTGTTPVTRKAAAQQLGDVVKLHPHELNNLLSKVLTFLRSPNWDTRIAAGQAVEAIVKNIPEWNPAPKPKDEMCPEDMSPEDISSDRLSFYRFDISRLLKHGASLLGSAGAEFEVQDDKSGETDPKERLARQRKQLQKKLGLDMGAAIGMDTEELFNDEDLEDACASSTNRSQPGKSLGCHFSRNHLTTAELIDSQFRPGMSNRQKNKAKRMAKLVAKQRSRDMDPNEKSNDSFEGEPEEKRRKTTNVVIEQPATDSKVLIDNVPDNSSLFEETQEWPLESFCDELCNDLFNPSWEIRHGAGTGLREVLKCHGAGGGKTVGSTAEQMERQHQEWLEDLVIRLLCVFALDRFGDFVSDEVVAPVRETCAQTLGVALKHMANSGVAMTVDILLKLLTEDQWEVRHGGLLGIKYVLAVRQDLITELLPRVLPAITEGLRDLDDDVRAVAAASLIPVVDGLVQSQPAKVPFIVDTLWNALLELDDLTASTNSIMTLLSSLLIYPQVRQCSTHQSLTVLVPRVWPFLRHTIASVRRAALETLFTLLSKADQSCAVWLNPIMQDMLRHIFQSCILESNQEILELIQKVWGELLRQAPQQYVVAASCPWMGAWLCLMMQAPHIPIDPNMLLEVKARLKEKASGKTRQGSVPVKETVQEYIGGAETITEDPATRDYVVTRARLMAAKLLGALCSCICDPRLNSSSQELRPAESLAQLLLFHLNSKSALQRIAVSMVICEWAGLQKECELLSSVVQPRLLIILSEQLYYDEIAIPFTRMQNECKQLIALLADAQIDVRERINSTVFTIDQANELVTTIFSECTSSLNLKSRQFQPLDSKRLQAHSTVCETSAEWQQLQLRVHTFTACAVVGLAMLPDKLNPVVRPLMEAARREENILVQGYAASNIARLLQLCAARSPCPNPKIVKNLCSSVCVDPMLTPNAACPVPPASTPAIQESSKGSVAEKDAMHHMVNKTKGIITLYRHQKAAFAITSKRGPTPKAPKTNTNNDLPLGGSITTETDESKKPCLIQRRGAEFCLMTVARHFGRELTKTLPYLWEFMTGPLRNTLNAQGFDSSQLLKQGDSIAQELVNSLQVLEVTAGAMSQELIPVLMEQLPLLCTCLQHPYTAVRHMTARCVGMLSKIATMETMNVFLEHVLPWLGAIDDNTKQEGAIEAMACVMEQLDVDIVPYIVLLVVPVLGRMSDPCDSVRFMATQCFATLIRLLPLEAGIPDPPSMSEDLIRQKARERHFLEQLLDGRKLENYKIPVPIKAELRKYQQDGVNWLSFLNKYKLHGILCDDMGLGKTLQSICILAGDHFLRAQEYTRTKAPDCCPLPSIVVCPPTLTGHWVDEVGKFCSKEYLNPLHYTGPPTERARLQHQVKKHNLIVASYDVVRNDIEFFRDIKFNYCILDEGHVIKNGKTKLSKAIKQLTANYRIILSGTPIQNNVLELWSLFDFLMPGFLGTERQFAARYGKPILASRDAKSSSREQEAGVLAMEALHRQVLPFLLRRMKDDVLQDLPPKIIQDYYCNLSPLQVQLYEDFAKSRAKVNVDDVISTTSTQEDEEKPKLKATGHVFQALQYLRKLCNHPALVLTPQHPEYKHITEQLISQHSNLRDIQHAPKLSALKQLLLDCGLGSSGASDGGTEAVVAQHRVLIFCQLKSMLDIVEQDLLKPQLPTISYLRLDGGVQAGLRHSIVSRFNNDPSIDVLLLTTHVGGLGLNLTGADTVVFVEHDWNPMRDLQAMDRAHRIGQKRVVNVYRLITRGTLEEKIMGLQKFKMTIANTVISQENASLQSMGTEQLLNLFTLDKDEAEKSEASSSSGKASMKSVLDGLGDLWDQQQYENEYDLDSFIHSLK; encoded by the exons ATGGCTGTTTCAAG GTTGGAACGACTATTTATCTTATTGGATACAGGAACGACTCCTGTTACCCGTAAAGCAGCTGCTCAGCAGCTGGGAGATGTTGTTAAGCTTCACCCACATGAGCTTAATAACCTGCTATCAAAG GTTTTAACATTCTTGAGGAGTCCGAACTGGGATACACGGATCGCAGCGGGACAGGCTGTCGAAGCCATAGTGAAGAATATTCCGGAATGGAACCCAGCTCCGAAGCCAAAAGACG AGATGTGTCCAGAAGATATGTCTCCAGAGGACATCTCCTCAGACAGGCTGAGTTTCTACAGGTTCGATATCTCCCGTCTGCTCAAGCATGGAGCGTCGCTGCTTGGTTCAGCAGGAGCGGAGTTTGAGGTGCAAGATGACAAGTCAG GTGAGACGGATCCCAAAGAGCGTTTGGCCCGGCAGAGAAAGCAGTTGCAGAAGAAGTTGGGATTGGATATGGGTGCTGCGATCGGCATGGACACTGAGGAGCTTTTTAATGATGAGGACCTGGAGGATGCTTGTGCCTCCAGTACCAACAGATCACAGCCTGGTAAAAGCCTGGGCTGTCACTTCTCACGCAACCATTTG ACGACTGCAGAGCTCATAGATTCACAGTTTCGTCCAGGCATGAGCAATCGACAGAAGAACAAGGCCAAGAGGATGGCGAAACTGGTGGCAAAGCAGAGATCCAGAGACATGGATCCTAATGAAAAGAG CAATGACAGTTTTGAGGGAGAGCCAGAGGAGAAACGACGGAAAACCACAAATGTAGTCATTGAGCAGCCTGCAACTGACAGCAAAGTCTTAATCGATAATGTCCCTGATAACTCCAGTTTATTTGAGGAG ACTCAAGAATGGCCCCTGGAAAGCTTCTGTGACGAACTGTGCAATGACCTCTTCAACCCCTCGTGGGAG ATTCGTCACGGTGCCGGCACAGGACTGAGGGAAGTGCTGAAATGTCATGGTGCTGGTGGAGGAAAGACTGTTGGCAGTACAGCAGAACAG ATGGAGCGACAGCACCAGGAGTGGCTGGAGGATTTGGTCATCCGGCTTTTGTGTGTCTTCGCTTTAGACAGATTTGGAGATTTTGTATCAGATGAG GTAGTTGCACCTGTCAGAGAGACGTGTGCACAGACTCTGGGCGTTGCTTTGAAGCACATGGCGAATAGTGGCGTTGCCATGACTGTAGACATTCTGCTTAAGCTGCTAACTGAAGACCAGTGGGAGGTTCGACACGGAGGTCTGCTGGGCATCAAATATGTTCTTGCTGTCAGACAG GATTTGATCACAGAGCTGCTGCCCCGGGTTCTCCCTGCCATTACAGAAGGCCTGCGGGATCTGGATGATGATGTTCGTGCAGTGGCAGCTGCATCTTTGATCCCTGTGGTGGATGGATTGGTTCAGTCACAGCCTGCTAAG GTTCCCTTCATTGTGGACACACTGTGGAATGCTCTGCTGGAGCTGGATGATCTCACAGCCTCAACTAACAGCATCATGACCCTCCTGTCCTCCTTGCTCATTTATCCACAGGTCCGCCAGTGCAG CACACATCAGTCTCTGACAGTGTTGGTTCCTCGAGTGTGGCCGTTCCTGAGACATACCATTGCTTCTGTTCGTCGGGCCGCCCTAGAAACCCTCTTCACACTGCTTTCCAAAGCCGACCAG AGTTGTGCAGTGTGGCTGAATCCCATCATGCAGGACATGTTAAGACACATTTTTCAGTCCTGCATCCTGGAGAGCAACCAAGAGATCCTAGAGCTTATACAGAAG GTGTGGGGGGAGTTGTTGCGACAGGCCCCGCAGCAGTATGTGGTGGCGGCCAGCTGTCCTTGGATGGGTGCCTGGCTCTGTTTGATGATGCAAGCACCACACATCCCAATAGACCCCAACATGCTGCTGGAAGTGAAAGCCCGCTTAAAG GAGAAGGCTTCTGGGAAGACCCGACAGGGATCTGTTCCAGTCAAGGAAACGGTCCAGGAATATATCGGTGGAGCGGAGACAATTACCGAAGACCCTGCCACACGAGACTATGTGGTGACACGTGCACGTCTAATGGCTGCAAA GCTGTTGGGGGCGCTGTGCAGTTGTATATGTGACCCACGGTTGAACAGCTCTTCTCAGGAACTCCGGCCTGCTGAGTCTCTAGCTCAACTTTTACTGTTCCATCTCAATTCCAAATCAGCCCTGCAGCGGATTGCGGTTTCTATGGTGATCTGTGAGTGGGCAGGCCTTCAGAAG GAGTGTGAGCTGTTATCCAGTGTGGTTCAGCCCCGATTGCTGATCATCCTCTCAGAGCAACTCTACTATGATGAGATTGCCATTCCTTTTACTCGCATGCAGAATGAATGCAAACAGCTCATAGCTCTGCTGGCTGACGCCCAAATTGACGTGAGGGAACGAATCAACTCCACTGTGTTCACCATCGATCAGGCCAATGAGCTG GTGACCACCATCTTCTCAGAATGCACCTCCTCCCTGAACCTCAAGTCACGTCAGTTCCAGCCTTTGGACAGTAAGAGGCTGCAGGCTCATTCCACTGTGTGCGAGACCAGTGCTGAATGGCAGCAACTGCAGCTGAGAGTTCATACCTTCACCGCCTGCGCTGTGGTGGGACTGGCCATGCTGCCGGATAAACTCAATCCTGTGGTCAGACCCCTGATGGAGGCGGCCCGCCGCGAAGAGAACATACTCGTTCAGGGTTACGCAGCCTCCAACATTGCTCGCCTGCTGCAGCTGTGCGCTGCCAGATCTCCCTGTCCTAACCCCAAGATTGTGAAGAATCTCTGCAGCTCGGTCTGTGTAGATCCGATGCTCACCCCTAATGCTGCCTGTCCTGTCCCTCCAGCCAGCACTCCAGCAATACAAGAAAGCAGTAAAG GGTCTGTGGCAGAGAAGGATGCAATGCATCATATGGTGAACAAGACAAAGGGCATCATCACTCTCTACCGGCATCAGAAAGCAGCTTTTGCCATCACCAGTAAGAGGGGACCCACCCCCAAAGCCCCCAAAACCAACACCAACAATGACCTGCCCCTAGGAGGCAGCATTACTACAGAAACAGATGAG AGCAAGAAGCCATGTCTTATCCAGAGGAGAGGGGCAGAGTTCTGCTTGATGACCGTTGCCAGGCATTTTGGTCGggagttgacaaaaacattgcCATATCTGTGGGAGTTCATGACCGGCCCGCTGAGGAATACTCTGAATGCTCAGGGATTTG ATTCCAGCCAGTTGTTGAAGCAGGGAGACTCGATTGCTCAGGAGCTTGTGAACTCTCTGCAGGTGCTGGAGGTCACAGCAGGAGCCATGTCCCAAGAGCTCATCCCTGTa TTGATGGAGCAGCTGCCTCTCCTGTGCACCTGTCTGCAGCATCCATACACAGCTGTACGTCACATGACCGCTCGCTGTGTGGGCATGCTCAGCAAGATCGCTACTATGGAGACCATGAACGTGTTTCTGGAACATGTGCTTCCCTGGTTGGGTGCTATTGATGACAACACCAAGCAGGAGGGAGCCATCGAAGCCATGGCCT GTGTGATGGAACAGTTGGATGTGGATATTGTGCCCTACATTGTGCTATTGGTGGTCCCTGTGTTGGGCCGTATGAGTGACCCCTGTGACAGCGTGCGATTCATGGCGACACAGTGCTTTGCTACTTTGATCCGACTGCTTCCTCTTGAG GCTGGAATCCCAGACCCACCGTCTATGTCTGAAGATCTAATTCGGCAGAAGGCCAGAGAACGACACTTCCTCGAGCAGCTGTTGGATGGAAGGAAACTGGAAAATTACAAGATTCCTGTGCCCATCAAAGCAGAGCTCAGAAAATACCAGCAG GATGGTGTGAACTGGCTAtcatttttgaacaagtacaAGCTTCATGGGATCTTGTGTGATGATATGGGTCTGGGTAAAACCTTGCAGTCCATCTGTATTCTGGCTGGTGATCATTTCCTCAG GGCTCAGGAGTACACCAGGACAAAGGCTCCCGACTGTTGCCCTTTGCCCTCCATAGTGGTGTGTCCGCCCACCCTGACAGGCCACTGGGTGGATGAGGTTGGGAAGTTTTGCTCTAAAGAGTATCTCAATCCTCTGCACTATACTGGCCCCCCCACGGAAAGAGCACG GTTGCAGCACCAGGTTAAGAAACACAATCTCATTGTTGCCTCGTATGATGTCGTTAGGAATGACATTGAGTTTTTCAG ggatattaaatttaattactGTATCCTTGATGAGGGTCACGTCATTAAAAATGGAAAGACCAAACTCTCCAAAGCAATCAAGCAGTTAACTGCCAACTACAGGATAATTCTCTCAGGAACACCCATTCAG AACAATGTTCTGGAGTTGTGGTCTCTATTTGACTTCCTGATGCCAGGCTTTCTTGGTACTGAACGTCAGTTTGCTGCCCGCTATGGGAAGCCCATCCTTGCCAGTCGAGATGCTAAAAGCTCCTCACGCGAGCAGGAAGCAG GTGTGCTGGCAATGGAAGCACTCCATAGACAGGTTCTGCCCTTCCTCCTGAGGAGAATGAAGGATGATGTGCTTCAAGATCTGCCACCCAAGATCATACAAGATTACTACTGCAACCTGAGCCCTCTGCAG GTTCAACTGTACGAGGACTTTGCCAAGTCTCGCGCAAAGGTGAACGTGGATGATGTAATCTCCACAACGTCTACGCAAGAGGATGAAGAGAAACCCAAACTGAAGGCCACTGGACATGTCTTCCAG GCTCTGCAGTATCTGAGGAAGCTGTGTAATCACCCAGCACTGGTGCTGACCCCTCAACACCCAGAGTACAAACACATCACAGAACAGCTGATCAGCCAACACTCCAACCTCAGAGACATTCAGCACGCCCCAAAACTCTCAGCCCTCAAACAG CTGCTGTTGGACTGTGGACTGGGTTCATCTGGAGCGTCTGATGGCGGCACAGAGGCTGTGGTGGCCCAGCACCGTGTTCTGATCTTCTGCCAACTGAAGAGCATGCTGGACATTGTGGAGCAGGACCTGCTCAAACCACAGCTGCCCACCATCTCCTACCTCAGGCTGGACGGAGGCGTTCAGGCCGGCCTCAGACACTCCATTGTCTCCAG GTTCAATAATGACCCGTCCATAGATGTTCTGCTGCTCACTACTCATGTGGGTGGACTGGGATTGAATCTGACCGGGGCTGACACCGTGGTGTTTGTGGAGCATGACTGGAATCCCATGAGAGACTTGCAGGCCATGGACCGAGCTCACAGAATAGGACAG AAACGTGTGGTGAATGTGTATCGTCTCATCACACGAGGCACACTGGAGGAAAAGATCATGGGTCTGCAGAAATTTAAGATGACCATCGCAAATACAGTCATCAGCCAAGAGAACGCCAGTCTGCAGAGTATGGGCACAGAGCAGCTGCTCAACCTCTTCACACTGGACAAG GATGAAGCGGAGAAGAGCGAGGCGTCATCATCCTCTGGTAAAGCCAGCATGAAGTCTGTTCTGGATGGACTGGGCGACCTGTGGGACCAGCAGCAGTACGAAAATGAATACGACCTGGACAGCTTCATACACTCACTTAAATGA